The Eschrichtius robustus isolate mEscRob2 chromosome 16, mEscRob2.pri, whole genome shotgun sequence DNA segment ctcacagttctggaggctggacgtccatGACACAGGCAGATTCAGTGTCAGGTGGTGGcccgcttcctggttcatagacagcatCTTCTcgccgtgtcctcacatggcccaGGCAGGAGGGAGCCCTCTGGGGTCCCTCTAGTACGGGCACTGATCCCATCGTGAGGACTCCCTCTTCATGACCTCAGCACCCgcagaggccccacctcctaacaccatcacactggggattaggcttCAGCATGTgaatggggggcagggggcacagaCATTCAGTCTGTAGCAAAGTCTGAGTGGTTAATCTCAGGTTCTGCCAGACACTACTCTCTGAAGAAATGACCGCACTCTCCTGGTGTTGAGGATAGATCAGAAGTGTAAACCTGGACCTTTAAATGAGCTGACGCTGTGGGGATCGTGAAGCCTATTGCTACATGTCCAGTGGAGTGACGTGCTCTCCAGTCTCTGACAATAAACCGCAGTGACCTCGACCGCGGTTCCAACTCAGCCCAGCAGGATGGTGCCGCGCGCGGAGGTTATGGGCCGATTTCTGGTCTGAACACGTtggtttctcatcccctcctGTCCCCTTCTCGCTAGCCCCGCGTTGGAGAGCAGAATGGCGCAGTCCTCTGCCTCACAGTTCAACAGCGGCTCTAACACGGACCCAGTAGCTTATTGTCCAGATGAGGCAGGATTTCTCCCCTCTCCGATGTCATACATGATTCTTCCTGGAAAGAGTCGAGGCCACCAACCATGCAAAGTGGCAGAGTCACCAATAAGTCACCGCCTTTGAGGTCGTGAAACAAGCTGGTGAGATGATTAAACAGACCGTTCTggtggagaaacaaactgtaaagGTCCGTTTATGTTAGCATTTGGTGTGTTTTAAGGTCCATTGGGCTGACCCTGATTTCAAACTCAATCGTTGGAAATACTTAAAGTCAAACTGGGGGAAAAGGATTTCCTCCCTTTCTTAATAGTCTGTGTTTAGCTCATGCCTACTTGTGTCCTCGGGGCATTTTGCACGTCACGTCTGTGTATGGAGGTTCGGCACTTGCTCCCGTGTCGTGGTGTCACCGGGACGACTGTCATGCCGTGGTGACAGAACATGGCCAGGGTATCTGCGTCGCCGTGACTTTTTGTGCCCAATCAGGCCAAGACCCCTGGCCAGGTGGTGGTGGGAGCAGGGGCTTGTCCCACTCTTTGTGCCTGGAGCCCCCGCCTGAGCCGGGCAGGAGTGGCTGGCTGTGAGCCGCCCCCGCTGCCCCGCCTCCCTGGAAGGATGCGCTGGGGGCACGGGCAGTGCCTTGATTGTTCTTGAGCTCTTGTCGTGCCTCCGAGGGCCCCGAATGAGAGGCGGTGGGAGGTAAGAGAGATGGGCACTTCGGGGAAGGAGTAGCCGTAAATCAGGTGAGTTGGCGTCCACTCCGGCAGCTCTTCGCTCACCAGCTGTTTCCTGTCCGGCCATGGGAGGAGGCAGGCTGTGCGGACAGGGCACGATTGGCAGCTGCGGGAAGGGGCGCGACCTCCCGCTGCACTGAGCCCAGCTTCCCCCCCACGGGGAGGAGCTGTGTGCGGGCCGGGGGACGCGGCTGGCGGGAGGTGTTCATGCCGGCCCGGACCCCGGCCTCCCGGGGCGAGTCAGCCTGTGCCCTGACAGCACGGATGCCCAGGAGGAAGGTCGTATCGCAAATCGTGATCTGTGCTCTGATGCAGGGAAGGCGTGTTTCTGTTCCTTAAAGAAAATGCTCTCTGCCGAATCACCCACAGGCcttcattttaaaatgggaaGGTTGATTCTTCACTGAAGGAAATCCACCCCTCGGTTTCTTCCTTCAGGCCAGGTGGAGGCACGTGGGGTGGGAGGAACCAGGGCTTGCTGCTCCTGtcattcttcatctttttttacgAAGTCCCAAGCTGTCGTCTAGGACCTTCCTGATGATCTTCCTCCTTAAAAGTCCAGAGTGCCACCTCCTTGCCACCCTGCACTGTCGTGAGAACGCGGGGCTGGCGTGGCCTCCCTGGGGGACTCTCCCGGTGCCCGCTCTGGTCCCTGTCTGCAGGGTGAGGCTCAGGGTGAAACCTTGCAGGAAGCCGTGTCCTCTGGGCACACGGGGTACAATCAACATCCCACTTTTTAAGGGGAGCTTTTGCCCGTTCACTTCCACTTCCTCTGTTCCCTGCATTTAATCGACGTTGAAGGCCCTCTAAATGCTCCTTATGCCCCGTGAGTGCCGCTGCGTTGGGTGGTTCACTCCTCCGAGAACAGGACCGTGGGTGATTTTCAAGGTCACTTCTGGCTATTGAACAGCCCTGGTTTGTATCGACGTTCAGTCCGGAGAACGTCCAGTGGGTGGAGAAAGACTGGTCATCCCAGCACGGAAATCCAGACCAAAGAGTCCCCTCATTCTAGGCTGTAAATCAGGTCGTACAAATATGTGGCGTAATAATGGAACGTCAGGCCTGTTTCCAGAAACTGGCGCGTGTTTTGTCATGTGCCTCTTCTCAAAGACGGACCTTCTTCAAAGACAGTGGCTAGAGTGTGTTGGGCCAGCTTTCCGGGAGCAAAGCCATTGACAGGAACTTAATCTCATGGGCTAGCTCCCTGGTGGCGTGGCCTGGAGCAGGCCAGTCTCCATATCTGGGAAGGAAGGGAGTCAGCACCCTGCCCATCACCAGGATCAAGCAGGGGTGCTTTGGAAAACACAGTCTGAATTTGAACCTTGGGATCAGAGCTAGagaaactgcatttttaaatttttttaattgtgtttttaattttaaaaaatacatgtatgcTATTAGCTTCTTTATTACTTCACCTTCCTGTTTACACAGAGGCAAAATAGCAGTCATTTTACCAAATCAGGGTTCCTCAACCAAGACTGAGTTGTGACTCTATTTCCTCCACGACAGGGTGAATCAGTGAAGTATTTCCTGGATAACTTGGACCGGATTGGCCAGCTGGTGAGTAAGACCCCCACTCCAGGAGTCTATGATCCAGGATTAGAAAACATTTGTGTGGAGACCAAAGCAGCCCAAGCGGTGAGGGCTTTCGCCGTCCTTATGAGCCATGTTTGTGGTGTCAGGTGACCACAATGCCATTATTGCTCCTAAAAAATTAGCGATAATTCCTTCATATCAAGTCAGTTTTGAGACTTCCCCAGTTGTCTCATTAATGTTTCCTTGTGGATGCTGCTTTATTTTGGTAGTTTGAATCAACATCCTATTACGGCCCATCCATTGCAATTGGTCCATGGCACTTAGACTTCTTTTATTCTATAGGTTTCTCCTTCCTTTCAATTTATTTGTTGGAGTAATTGGATTATTTCTCCCGTAGGGTTTCTCACGTCTCAATTTTGCTCTTCCATCCCTGCAGTGTTGTTGAAGatgtttctctctcccctctatACCTCATGAATTGGTAGTTGGCTCTAGAGGCTTCAGCCCCGTTTGGATTTTTGGCACGGATGATGCATGAGTGCTGGTGTGCAAGAATCACTGGAGGATTGTTAATAGTGCAGGATCAAAGTGGCTTGAGTGACCACAGTTGCCCGTGTGTTGCTGAAGACTTTAAGAGTTCTCCAAGAATAACATATTAAATATGTTGCAGGCTAAATTTAAATAGCATTGCAAAACCTAAGTTAAATCAGTTCATAGTAAGGGTTTGGAATGCGTGTGCCCTAGAAGTTAGAGAAATAGCAAGGTAGCTATGGTGCAGGAAAAAAAGGATGGTAGTCTCCTGTGGAGAAGAAAGTTGATGAGATTTTAGATTGGGGCCTAACAGTGAAGATTCTGGTAATTCTTCCTCAGCCTGATGAGCCTCTGTTCATTTTGAAATGAGCTGTTTAGTTCCTTCACTTTTTGTTTCAcggtaaatttatatttttgtaaatgaaagTTGCTTCTGGTGTTTGGTTCAACTTCTCTCAAAAGTCACTGTAACTCTCTTTGCTCCCACCCcatctttttgttcttgttttcccATGTTCTTCCTCTCCTAAATTTCTCCCTTGTCCTATTTTACAGAATTACTTTCCTAGCAAGCAGGACATCCTGCTGGCGAGGAAGGCCACCAAGGGCATCGTGGAGCATGACTTTGTCATCAAAAAAATCCCTTTCAAGATGGTGGATGTGGGTGGCCAGCGGTCTCAGCGCCAGAAGTGGTTCCAGTGCTTCGACGGGATCACGTCGATCCTGTTCATGGTCTCATCCAGTGAGTACGACCAGGTCCTCATGGAGGACAGGCGCACCAACCGCCTGGTGGAATCCATGAACATCTTTGAGACCATCGTTAACAACAAGCTCTTCTTCAACGTCTCCATCATCCTGTTCCTCAACAAGATGGACCTCCTGGTGGAGAAAGTAAAGACTGTCAGCATCAAGAAGCACTTCCCAGACTTCAAGGGCGACCCCCACAGGCTGGAGGACGTCCAGCGCTACCTGGTCCAGTGTTTTGACCGGAAGAGGCGGAATCGCAGTAAGCCACTCTTCCACCACTTCACCACCGCCATAGACACCGAGAACATCCGCTTCGTGTTTCACGCTGTGAAGGACACCATCCTGCAAGAGAACCTGAAAGATATTATGTTGCAGTGAAAGAGGACGCCCTTCACTCTTGTGGTCCTTCAGCAGCCTCGCCGGCCACAGGCCAGATCTCCCCGGTGTCCCGGAGCGGGTTTCCCGAATCCGTGCCCTCAACACCTGGCTCAGGGATGCTGTGAGGCCCGCCACGCTCTAGGCCAAAGGACGTGACACTTTGATGTTAGCTACTGAATCCTGGGGACTAGTGAAACTACTGAAAATCCAAGCGATCACTTTGGTATTAATGTCTAATGCCTAATAacacagctttctttctttttacagaaACTATTCCTTCTCTGACACAATGTAATCGAGGActgcgtgtgtgtgcgcacatgctCTGTCTTTAATGACAGAAACACGAAAACCGACATCTTTGCAGGTGGCTTTTCTCTCTAACTCGAGAGTGCTTGGTGAGGAGTGTTGCcggggaggggggatggtttGTAGGAGGTGAAGCGTGGGCTGTCGCCACCACCTCCCCAAGGGAGCGCGTTGCCTTTTAAGTCTCTTGTGCCGATGTCCCGAGAGGCCCCGGCCCGGCCGTCAGGTGAGAGGGTGGCAGTGAGAGCTGGCGGTGTGGACTTAAGGCCCCACAGCCTGCGCTTTCTTCCCGCCCTGTCCGATCAGCCCATAGCGCGACGGGACACGGGGCGGAAGGTGTGCGCACGGGCGCTGCCGTGAACGGCCCCCTCCCCTCTGCACAGGGCAGTGCCCGCTGCCTCTGTGcccaccctccccgcccctcgcccgcCCCTCGGCAAAGACTTCAACCAGCTGGCCTTGCAGACGACTCTTCTGTCTTCTGAGTCGTCTCCGACGCTGCAGTCGGCTGCAGGGAGCCTTTCCTTCTTTGGAGGAAGTGGAGAGCTCCTTTCCTCTCAGGGGCTTCCGAGAGCTGGCGGCATTGCCAGCGGAGCCTTCGTTAACGCCCCCGGGCTCCACGCTGCCTTCTGGTGGCCGAGAATCGAGGTTCTCATCACGGTCTCTCGCTTCTACTAACGTACACACGTAGCAGGAAAACTGTCGGTCGTGGTCTCCTCTGAGTGAAACTGCAGAGGCTGTGAATGTCGACGCGAGCTGGTCTTAACACTCAGTTAACTTGTCCGGTCACTCTGTCCAGGTGTCTTTCactgtgttttaaaatacattgcATTCCAAACTGGTCCCCGCTGTGTATTACTCTACTCAAGTGTCTGGTGTGTTGAGGACTCTGCCTagcatttaaaagagaaaaaagcttcCTCTGTCAGTGGCACCAGAATGTTCCTGTGGTTGAGTAACCGTCCCCGGGCCCCGTCCCCAGGCCACACTGTTCCCGGTCCTGCATCCCTGGTGAGTGGCTTGCTTGCCTTCACCCAGCAGATGAACAGGGATCTTGTGGCAGATGCTGAcccaggaggaaagggaggaaagaaactgCTTCTGAGTCAGCCTTGTTATCACAGGGTTTTAATGAGGAGACGACATGAAATCCTGTCTCTCCGGGCGCTCAAAGCTTCCTGTCGATGTTTGCTGGGGTTTcggctctttttttttggctggagaAAAGTTGCTGTTTTTGTACTGCTTCCTGTGGCTCTTCATAAACTGAGAGGACGTGCCCCGGGATCGGGGCCGATGACCGAGgctgaaaggaaaaagaacattcTCAACGGGCTGCGTCAGGGCGGCCCAAGACCCCGCTGTCGCTGCTCGGAGGACCCTGTCCTGGGGCACGAGCGCTCCTCGCCTGCCGGGTTCCAGGTCTCACACGTGTGTCGGGACCCACGCGCTTCCTCACCAGCCTGGAAACGCTCCCTGCGGTCTGGCGGAGGGGGCGGTCGGCGTAGCCGGTGCAGGTGCCCATCCGAACGGCTTGCTGGCGAGTGGGTCAGCACGGTCGGCAAGTGCCGTTTGTCCTTTAAACCGTCTGACGCAGCTGCTGGTTTGCTTTCGGAGGCGGAGGGGAGTTGGTATAGACAGGGAAGCTGAGTGGACTGGGAAGCAGGGGGGACAGCCCGAGGGGGGGCCCCTGCCCGGCCCAGAACTGACCCGCTCTCCCCCCTGCGGCCGGGCTCCCCTCCTCACGGTAAGCTGAGTGGACGGCTTAGTCCTGCAAGGCGCCCGGCCCTCAATTCCATGATTGGTCGGCATCCGAGAAGAAGATCGCTCTTTGCAAGGGCAACTGAAACCATTTACAGCCTTTCTACGCATAGATTATAGTCACTTTTCTCTCCAGAACCTTaggcttttctatttttttttattttaatttcactgTTACCCTCgattattgtctttttttattgagatagttGTGCCTCATCTGTTATTGCAAAAATGTAACAATAAACTTCCTCAAACTAAGATATTTTCCTCATAGTTATACTGTTTACACATAAGGACACATGTACgttttttactgaaatatttttttaaccctTCAGTTTGTAGAGAAATTGTTTTAAAGATACTGCATTGTAGCTTTGTAATTTATATATAGAGTTCTCTAGACTCCTTATTCTTgtcatttttttacttctttgataAAAATAAGTCAGGTTATTTCAACTCCAAGATCAGGAAATAATCTTGAAACAAGATTATTAGTTATGACTGACTAACTTGGGCATCCTGGGAACAGACACTAACTTGGTGTCGTGAGTAAAGGCACCGTTAGGATGAGAGCAGTCGGGGTGAATTGCTCACCGCTTATACTTTGCACAGCATTTTAGCATTGGCAGGAGGGGCTGGTTTGATGATCTGACCATCTTCAGTCTCTGGATGTTTATTAAGATATATCCTTAGTTTTCCTTTGcttaatagaaaatatcaacTCAGCATGCGAAGTCAACATTAATTTTTTCAGTCCCCAAAATTCACAGCAATTGGATAACTCTCCTAACGTTCCTTGAAGGTTCATTACTTGTCGGTCACAGTTTTTATTTCCACGTGGGACACAGGAGCGCTGTCACTGAGTGGATGCCTCTAGAACACGGCTTCAGGATAAGGAACAGCGGCAAATACATGTAaagacacgtgtgtgtgtgtgtgaaggagggATCCTGCTGCCCTGAGACCCGGGGGCCCGAGGAGAGGACCTGGTGATGGACGTGGACGTGGCCAGAGACCGGAGGCTGGGGGAAGCCCAAGGGAAGGCAAGGGTGGAAACTCTTTCTCCGCAACCCCGTGGGGTGACCGTCCCCATCACAAAACGAAGAAACCACTGATGCAAAGTGCGAACGATTCCCAGCCGACAGAGCTCGTGGCGCTCAGGATTCTCTTGTAGAAAAGGCACGTATGTATTGTCCAGCGGCCATCGCCCGGGTAGGCGTTGTGTGCGTCCACGTGTGGGGAAGGCAGAACTGCTCCCCCCCCCCAGAGAAGGCAGAACTGCTCCCCCCAGAGAAACCTGTACTCGTCCTTATCCACGTGGCTGAGGGCCAAGCTCTTTGAGttccagtttccccatttgtagaaGCTGGACCAGATCATGATGCTCAGCTCTGGCGCCGCAGTCAGGTCACCGGAGGGGCTTCGCAAAGCCCTGGGCTGAGGCACCCAGAACCCGTGCAGTACAGGCATCACGTGGACGCGCTCCGGGTTTCCCCGGCGGTTGCTGGGCAGCCGGGGTCACGAGCCGTGAAGCAGAGGACCGTGGAGGACTCCCTCCAGGCCGCTGGAATTGTGGTCCACAACATACTGGCCCCCGAATCCTCCCCTTGCTGTGACCTACAACCTGCCTCAGGAAGAAAGTGATGCTGGGTTTTCTGTTGTGGTTTAAGTGAAGAGCAGAAGTTCCCACTAAGCCTTCAACAGCGTGTCGGGTGGTCCCTTCAGGCCTTTTGACGCCACCTTCTCCGTAAGGTACACCAGATGCGCTCAGCAACCTCATTCTTCAGTGATGCCCGGAAATTTAGGGAGCTCTGTTTGAAGAAGAAGACACGCCCTTTTAAAGTCTGCCTGGCGGCCCTGCGGAGAGGTGGGCCTTGCGTGTGGGATTCCTGCGTTTCACGGACTCGGTGTTCGGGGCGGGCGCAGGCCCTGGCACCAAGGTTGGTGCTGGACCtgtagctggggtggggggagctgagAGCTCAGCCCCCAAGCAAGGGCTGCTTTTACTGACTACGTTTGTGAGGCACCTGCTGGGCCCTGAAGAGGGTGGTGGCGGGTCCCCAGAGGAAGGAGCTGCTTGGTTAAGGCGGCTCGGAGGCTGGCACTCGCTGTGTTGACGGCCCTTAACGGCAGGTGGCACGCAGTTCGCGCTGAGTTCAGGGAAGGGGAAGGCTCGCTGTGGGTGGAGGGGAGCCCCTGGGGCGTGGAAGGGCCACTCCGCCTCCTCGGTCCCACTCTTGGTGGCCGGTTCCTACCTTCTGCTGGAGGAGGACTTCAGGGCACGCGAGGCCCAGCTGCTCGTGTGGGCCCTCACTCTGCTGCCAGGTCCCGCCCACCAGAACCCGCTACAACTTAGAGGCTGGGTGTTTGCTGGTGCTCAGGATGGCGTACTGAAATAGGTGGTTGTGGTTTCCATACCGTGTTGGCATCTCTTCAGGTGAAAACCTACTTCAAAGCACAACAGGTTGCTACCTGCCCGAAGCACCCCCAGTGCCCGCCTCTCGCTGGGTGACATGGGATGCTTCCCACCCAGAGTGGCTCCTCGGAGTGGACTGCACACCTGCAGGGGTTCTGCTGACCCTGCCGGTGGTTGTGAGCCCCTAGGAGAGCGGAGCGCTGCTCAACATGGGGACTTCCTACGCGAGGCTCCCGCCCCAGGTCACAGCAGGAAGGAGCGGGGCGTTGCCAGGCCCGAGTGAGTTCTCAAACCTGGCAGGATGGATGTTCCCGGGAATTGGCGTCTGAGGATAGCAGGAGGTGGGAAATGGGCTGGAACTCAGAAATAGACCATGAGGTTCCTGCCCCAAAACGCAGAACTCGTAGGGCAGCAGGGCCCTCCCCGGCAGCCTGTGATTAGGGTGTGGAGCAGCTGAGAACAGGCGGGAACTGCGCTTGTATCCCCCCCCCGACCTGTGGCGCCTCCCTCCTCCTCAAAGCCAGCGATGACCTTGGCACGTCACCGTGAGGTTCTTACTACAGGGACCTGAAGACTCCGTTGCTATAAACGCGGCCCCGTGGCTCGCTTCACAGAGAGCGCACACCTGGCTCCCCCTGGAAACTGGGTTCTCCGCTTCTGAGCTGGTTGTGAAGGTAGTGTTTTTATTCCGGtggttttcttttgtgtgtgtgtgtgtgtgtgtgtgtgtaacacaaACCACAGTGAAACACTAGAGCAGCTACTAGGGGTTCCTGGACCAGCCCGAGTTTCCTCCCGTGCGGGCTTGCGGGCGGGCAGCCGGCACTCCGATTGCACGGCCGGCAGAGTGTAGACGGGGCTGAGCCGCACGGGCTCACAGTCATCTTGATCTGTCTGTTCCAGGCTTGTCACTCAGGCGCCTTTTTATTAACactgaattcattttattttgtgcttTCAAAAGCTGATTAATTCCCCCAAATGAACATAACTGCAGCTATTCACAGTCAAGGTGGAGGTTTCCCGCGGGACCGCATTTCCCGGCAGGTTGCAGAGCCAGACCGCTCTGGTGGCCCAGGCGGTGTGGACACGGGGGAGGCGTGGACCGCGCATCCCGCCTGGTGAGGCTGACCCGGAGTCCAGCCGAGGGAAGTCCAATGTAGGGGCAGCTGAGAGCATGACCCCTGTGAGTCGGGGGAAACAGGCCCTCCGCTGTGGGTTCTGGTGCTTCCCGGGGCTGGGCCAGGGGCTCACCTCTTCAGCCGACTTCAGAATTTCTCCAGTCGGGAAGGAACTGAGAATGGGGTTCCAGGAGGCCCCACCCTGAGTGGCGACGGGCCGGGTGTGCCGCCGCGGCAGCCTGGGCACTTCACGGCATCTCACGGGGCTGCCACGCGCCTTGCAGCTGAACCCTCTGCCCTGGGGCCCCAGCCCCTCCGCTCAGTGCCCGGCCCCCGGGGGAGCCCCCCCTCAGCCTCGGGGGACGCAGGAGGTCTCCTCCCCACCGTCTGTCCGGCTGCCCTCAAAAGAGGTCCGTGCCCACGCTGGGCAGAGAGCACTGTCACCTAGGAGACTCTGGAACTCAGGTCACAAACGTGGAACCAGCCTTGATCTGACAGTCGGGCTAACAAAGCCGGTTCTCCGTGGCTTCCCTCTTCACCCAAGCTTTCTGGACGAGCCCGGGCACCTTTTCCAGGTTCACCAGCAAACAGATGGCCAGAGCTC contains these protein-coding regions:
- the GNA12 gene encoding guanine nucleotide-binding protein subunit alpha-12 translates to MSGVVRTLSRCLLPAEAGGARERRAGGGGARDAEREARRRSRDIDAGLARERRAVRRLVKILLLGAGESGKSTFLKQMRIIHGREFDQKALLEFRDTIFDNILKGSRVLVDARDKLGIPWQYSENEKHGMFLMAFENKAGLPVEPATFQLYVPALSALWRDSGIREAFSRRSEFQLGESVKYFLDNLDRIGQLNYFPSKQDILLARKATKGIVEHDFVIKKIPFKMVDVGGQRSQRQKWFQCFDGITSILFMVSSSEYDQVLMEDRRTNRLVESMNIFETIVNNKLFFNVSIILFLNKMDLLVEKVKTVSIKKHFPDFKGDPHRLEDVQRYLVQCFDRKRRNRSKPLFHHFTTAIDTENIRFVFHAVKDTILQENLKDIMLQ